Within Cyanobium sp. AMD-g, the genomic segment GCGATCCGATCTGGGAGCTGCAGCTCCATCTCCCCGGCCAGCCGCCACGGGCCTACGAGGCTCTGGTGGGCCGGGTGCGGCGCCAGGACGGCGACCGGGGTCGGCTGGGCAGCAAGGCGCCGTTGCCGCGGGGCCGCTACGCCGTGACCGAGATCACCCCCGTGGCCCCGACGGATGATGCGGAACTGGGCCGCTTTCTCTGGATCGGCCTGGAGCCGAGCTTCGCCACCGCCCGCCGGGGCCTTGGCATTCACCACGATCCCAGCGCCGGCCGGGGGCGTCGCAGCGGCACCGATGGCTGCATCGGCCTGATCCACGGCAACGACCTGCTGGTGCTTGGCGATCTGCTGCGCCGCAGCGGCACCACCGAACTGGTGGTGCGGGACTGAACGACGTTCGAGCGTGGCCGGTGTTCAGGCGCCGCCAGCCAGGGCCTCGTTCAGCCGGGGCTCCAGTTCCCTGCGCTGGGCCGGATCTCCCACCAGCATCAGGGTCCCGGTGCCGGGCCACCAGTTGAGGCGCAGGTTCGATTCGCCGTCCTCGATGACCAGCATTTCGAAGGCTCCTTGATGCACCCAGTGACCGGCACAACCCAGACCCTCGACCAGCGCCTGGAGTTCCTCCAGGGTTCCGTTGAACGTCACAGGTCCGTGATGGAGTAGGCGGAGTTTAGGGACTCCAGCGGGATCGTTCCTGCCACGTCCGACACGGCCCGTGACCCCTGTTCCTGCGGCAGTTGCTGCCAGCCCGGTCGCCAGGCGTCGCTGTCACGCAGTTCGGCCAGGGGAACCAGCAACCGGTAGCCAGGATCCAGCACCGCCTGCAGCTCCAGGGTCCGCCCGCGGCCGCGCCCCCGCTGGCCCAGCACGGCGAAATGACGGTAGCCGCCGCTGCATTCGGCCCGTCCGGGCTGGGCCGTCCAGGCGGCGGGGAGCTTGATCATGCGCGGCGCGGATGCCGTTCAGGGGGTCTGGGTGGAGATGGGTTCGTCGATCACCGGGTTGTGCAACACGCCGATGGCTTCGATCTCCACCTCGACCGTATCGCCGCTGCGCAGCCAGCGGGGTGGATCGGCCGCCATGCCCACGCCACTGGGGGTGCCGGTGAGGATCACGGTGCCGGCCAGCAGGGTGGTGCTGGCGCTGAGGAATTCGATGATCGCCGCCACCGGGAAGATCATGTCGGCGGTGCTGGCCGCCTGCACCGTTGCGCCGTTGAGGCGGGTCTGCAGGCGGAGGGCCTGGGGATCGGGGATCGCCGCGGCGGTCACCAGGCAGGGGCCCAGGGGCGCGAAGCTGTCGAAGCTCTTGCCGCGGCACCACTGGCCGCCGCCGAGCTGGGGCTGCTTCTGCCAGTCGCGGGCGCTGACATCGTTGGCGCAGGTGTATCCCAGCACCACCCCCAGGGCCTCGGAGCGGGGCACGTTGCGGCAGGTGCGGCCGATCACCACCGCCAGCTCCCCCTCGTAATCCACCTGGTGGCTGGCCGCGGTGGTGGGCAAAGCGATCGGCGCCTCCGGGTGCTGCACCGCCCCCGGCGATTTCATGAACAGCACCGGCCAGGTGGGGATCGCCGCGCCGGTCTCGGCGGCATGGCGGCGGTAGTTGAGGCCGATGCAGAGGATGGCCCGGGGCTCCAGGGGGGCCAGAATCCGCTCCACCGCGGCGGGCTCGCCCGTGGGCACCAGTTCGCCGAACAGCTCGCCCGCCAGGCGCTCCAGGCGGCCGTCGGGATCGAGGCTGGCGAGGTGGACCCGGCCCTGCGCGTCCGCGTAGCGGACGATCCTCATCGGGGGCAGGGGTTGCATTCGGAGGGGGCGGCCGAGGGACGACCGGAAGCGCAGGGGCCACTCTCGCCTGGCAGCCCGTGGATGATGGGGTCGCCAGCGGACCGAGGAGCACGCCGTGGTCGCCGAACCCCGTCGCCAGCGGAGCACGCTCCTACGGGGAGCCGAGCTGCTGAACGATCCCCTGCTCAACAAGGGCACCGCCTTCAGCCGGGCGGAGCGCCGGGCCCTGGGCCTGGAGTCGCTCCTGCCCTGGCAGGTGGAGAGCATCGAGGCCCAGGTGGAGCGCTGCCGCCTGGCCTTCGAGGCGATGGGCAGCGACCTGGAGCGTTACGCCTACCTCCAGACCCTGAGGGAGCGGAATGTCACCCTCTTCCACCGCTTTCTGGCCGATCACATCGAGCTGGCGATGCCGATCGTGTACACCCCCACGGTGGGGCAGGCGATCCAGCACTTCAGCCACACCTACCGCAGCCCCAGCCAGGGGATCTACCTGGCGGCACCGCAGCAGGAGCGGCTCGAGGAGCTGCTGGCCCAGGCCTGCGGCGACCACGCCCCGGACCTGCTCCTGGTCACCGACGCCCAGGGGATCCTCGGCATCGGCGACCAGGGGGTGGGGGGCATCCAGATCTGCCAGGGGAAGCTGGCCGTCTACACCCTCTGTGCCGGGCTGGATCCGGCCCGGGGGCTGCCGGTGATGCTTGATGTGGGCACCGACCGGCCTGAACTGCTCGCCGACCCCTGCTACCCCGGCCTGCGCCAGCCTCGGCTGCAGGGGGAGGCCTACACCGCGTTCCTCGACTGCTTCATCACGGCGGTGCAGCGGGTTTGCCCCGGCGCCCTGGTGCACTGGGAGGACTTCGGAGCCACGCATGCACGCCCCGTGCTGGAGGCCTACCGGCACCGGGTGCCGAGCTTCAACGACGACATCCAGGGCACCAGCAGCGTGGCCGCCGCGGCGATCCTGGCCGGCCTGCGGGGCCTCGGCAAGCCGCTGGCCGACCAGCAGATCGTCATCTTCGGGGCGGGCAGTGCCGGTTGCGGCATCGCCGAGCGGTTGTGGCGCCTGCTGCAGCGGGCAGGACTCAGCGCCGCCGCGGCCGCCGATCGTCTCTGGCTGATCGATCGCGCTGGGCTGATCCACGCCACCACCCCGGGGCTGGCGGACGGCGCCCGGACGTTTGCCAAATCGCAGCAGCAGCTGGCGGCACGGTTCGGGGCGGAGGCCGGACCCGATGGTCAGGGACCGGGGTTGCTGGCGGTGGTCGAAGCGGTGCGGCCGGGGGTGCTGATCGGCACCTCCACCGCCGCCGGAGCCTTCGACCAGGCGGTGGTGGAGGCCCTCTGCGGCGGCGGCGCACGGCCGATCGTTCTGCCCCTCTCCAATCCCACCCACCTGGCGGAGATCACCCCGGAGAACCTGCTGCGCTGGAGCCAGGGCCGGGCCCTGGTGGCCACCGGCAGCCCCTTCCCCCCCGTGACCTGCACCGGCAAGGCGGGCGAGCCGATCGAACGGGTGATCGGCCAGTGCAACAACTGCTTCGTCTTCCCCGGCCTGGGCTATGGCGCCGTGGCGGTGGGCGCGACGGAGGTGAGCGACACCATGATCGACGCCAGCATCGAGGCCCTGGCCCGGGTGATTCCGGCCGCCAGCGATCCTGAGGCGCCACTGATGCCGCCCCTTTCGGCCGTGCAGGCGGTGTCCCGGGCCGTGGCCGAAGCGGTGGCGCTCGCGGCGGTGCAGGAAGGATTGGCCCGCTACGCCACCACCCCTGAGTCCGCCAGGAGCAGGCTCGATGAAGCCCGTTGGACTCCCGTTTACGCCGAACTCCTGGCCATCGGAGAACCGCCTGCGGCGCGCTGATCCGCCGGCCGCGGGGTCGCGCCTCCCGGACCAGGGGATCAATAAGAGCTGTGTCACCCCCTCGCGCAGGCGACGTCCCTCGCCTTAGCACCTTGGACACCAACCCCCCGTGCGATGGGCTTCTTCGTCCGGCTCACCGACGCCATCGCCGCCCGTCAGTCGCTTCTGGTCACCGGCCTTGATCCCAACCCGGAGATGCTGCAGGCCTGGGCCCACCGCCGTGGCATGGGCGGCCGCTCGTTTCTCTCCCAGGCGCGTTACTGGATCAAGGCGGTGGTGGAGGCCACCGCCGACCATGTCTGCGCCTACAAACCCAGCCTCGGCTTCTACCAGGCCCTCGGCCCGGTGGGCCTGGAACTGCTGCGGGAGGTGCGGGAACTGGTCCCCCTCGACATCCCCCTGATCATCGATGCCAAGCACGGGGACCTGAACAGCTCCTCGGCGCTGGCCCACTACCTGTTCCGCGAACTGGGCGCTGATGGCGTCACCCTCTCCCCCCTGGCCGGCCAGGACATCGCTGCCCCCTTCCTGCTGTATCCGGAAAAGGCGGTGGTGATCACCTGCCACAGCTCCAATGCGGCCGCCCGGGTGCTGCAGCACCACCCCGATGAGGACGACCCCCTCTACCTGCGCATCGTGCGGGAATGCCAGCTCTGGGCCACCCCCGACCAGCTGCTGCTGGAGGTGGGCACCAGTGACCCCGCCATCCTGGCCCGTGTGCGCCAGGAGGCACCCGAGCGCTTCCTGATCCTGCGCAGTCTCTGGGGCGAGGAGGACCGGCTCGATGCCCTGCTGGAGGCCGGACTGAGCCCATCGGCCGACGGCCTGCTGATGCCCCTGCCCCAGAACCTGCTGGTGGAGGACGACATCGCGGAACGATCGGCCGCCCTCAAGCAACGCATCAGCGAG encodes:
- a CDS encoding TIGR02450 family Trp-rich protein; this encodes MIKLPAAWTAQPGRAECSGGYRHFAVLGQRGRGRGRTLELQAVLDPGYRLLVPLAELRDSDAWRPGWQQLPQEQGSRAVSDVAGTIPLESLNSAYSITDL
- a CDS encoding NAD-dependent malic enzyme, whose protein sequence is MVAEPRRQRSTLLRGAELLNDPLLNKGTAFSRAERRALGLESLLPWQVESIEAQVERCRLAFEAMGSDLERYAYLQTLRERNVTLFHRFLADHIELAMPIVYTPTVGQAIQHFSHTYRSPSQGIYLAAPQQERLEELLAQACGDHAPDLLLVTDAQGILGIGDQGVGGIQICQGKLAVYTLCAGLDPARGLPVMLDVGTDRPELLADPCYPGLRQPRLQGEAYTAFLDCFITAVQRVCPGALVHWEDFGATHARPVLEAYRHRVPSFNDDIQGTSSVAAAAILAGLRGLGKPLADQQIVIFGAGSAGCGIAERLWRLLQRAGLSAAAAADRLWLIDRAGLIHATTPGLADGARTFAKSQQQLAARFGAEAGPDGQGPGLLAVVEAVRPGVLIGTSTAAGAFDQAVVEALCGGGARPIVLPLSNPTHLAEITPENLLRWSQGRALVATGSPFPPVTCTGKAGEPIERVIGQCNNCFVFPGLGYGAVAVGATEVSDTMIDASIEALARVIPAASDPEAPLMPPLSAVQAVSRAVAEAVALAAVQEGLARYATTPESARSRLDEARWTPVYAELLAIGEPPAAR
- a CDS encoding fumarylacetoacetate hydrolase family protein — protein: MRIVRYADAQGRVHLASLDPDGRLERLAGELFGELVPTGEPAAVERILAPLEPRAILCIGLNYRRHAAETGAAIPTWPVLFMKSPGAVQHPEAPIALPTTAASHQVDYEGELAVVIGRTCRNVPRSEALGVVLGYTCANDVSARDWQKQPQLGGGQWCRGKSFDSFAPLGPCLVTAAAIPDPQALRLQTRLNGATVQAASTADMIFPVAAIIEFLSASTTLLAGTVILTGTPSGVGMAADPPRWLRSGDTVEVEIEAIGVLHNPVIDEPISTQTP
- a CDS encoding L,D-transpeptidase, with amino-acid sequence MKRSTGLALLALVWGLMAPPGDPGPRALAVGSSGQMVLVRTERQLPVTGDPIWELQLHLPGQPPRAYEALVGRVRRQDGDRGRLGSKAPLPRGRYAVTEITPVAPTDDAELGRFLWIGLEPSFATARRGLGIHHDPSAGRGRRSGTDGCIGLIHGNDLLVLGDLLRRSGTTELVVRD
- a CDS encoding bifunctional orotidine-5'-phosphate decarboxylase/orotate phosphoribosyltransferase, with translation MGFFVRLTDAIAARQSLLVTGLDPNPEMLQAWAHRRGMGGRSFLSQARYWIKAVVEATADHVCAYKPSLGFYQALGPVGLELLREVRELVPLDIPLIIDAKHGDLNSSSALAHYLFRELGADGVTLSPLAGQDIAAPFLLYPEKAVVITCHSSNAAARVLQHHPDEDDPLYLRIVRECQLWATPDQLLLEVGTSDPAILARVRQEAPERFLILRSLWGEEDRLDALLEAGLSPSADGLLMPLPQNLLVEDDIAERSAALKQRISERRDRWLERRARDQSDVCSLWLPGRQPEAGAGLAATSNGDGESGGSGDPLASLIVDLFDIGCLLFGDYVQASGAVFNYYVDLRQIISDPNLFHRVLHAYAGQLGELVFDRIAGIPYGSLPTATGLSLQLHKPLLYPRKEVKAHGARRLIEGDFEEGDRVVVVDDILITGTSVLEGIAKLESSGLEVEDVVVFIDHGGQADTSARQRLAKGGYRCHAVLDIPRITGVLHGAGRLSDEQAATLGYAPPARVLGVEGMLASS